In the Malaya genurostris strain Urasoe2022 chromosome 1, Malgen_1.1, whole genome shotgun sequence genome, one interval contains:
- the LOC131432718 gene encoding uncharacterized protein LOC131432718, producing the protein MIKAPVVLSLLLLIAPSGSELRKTFHSKISGSSSRHLFSHHNYHARDRGHDHHHQSFKKQLESTTINEIVTEVTTLPNVLEDPVEDSVAELSYDRSLPLRVLNCMTKLSLMECSKYYVLQNMESRDYNFETSGNLTHDIQQILLPSYKRPDNKLFEDRLLELNSTEVDRRINQGLVLLFNERQVDIKFLPGFRLQVRPSDGNILEFSIKKQLSENSEEPEEGRARNDRDRDDKKNKRGNKKIMKHIMQLGVPVVLLPSMLLASVMPMMLPVLKFATFFTSFVNHAALAASIMYLAKQHAQEQEEKQTVYFNAGYN; encoded by the coding sequence ATGATAAAAGCACCAGTTGTGCTTTCCCTTTTGCTGTTGATAGCGCCATCCGGGAGTGAACTTCGAAAAACTTTCCACAGCAAAATCAGCGGTTCGAGTAGTCGGCATCTGTTCTCGCATCACAACTACCACGCACGCGATCGAGGTCACGATCATCATCACCAGAGCTTCAAGAAGCAGCTAGAATCTACAACGATCAATGAAATTGTGACAGAAGTGACCACCTTACCAAACGTCCTAGAAGACCCAGTTGAAGACTCCGTTGCGGAACTTTCGTACGACAGATCACTTCCTCTGCGAGTGTTAAACTGTATGACCAAACTGTCACTGATGGAATGCAGCAAGTATTACGTGTTACAGAATATGGAATCGCgggactacaatttcgaaaccagTGGGAACCTTACCCATGATATCCAGCAAATCCTTCTGCCCTCATACAAGCGTCCGGACAACAAACTGTTCGAAGATCGCCTATTGGAGCTGAACTCCACGGAAGTAGATCGTCGTATCAACCAAGGTCTTGTGTTGCTGTTCAACGAGCGCCAAGTGGATATAAAATTTTTGCCTGGATTTAGATTACAAGTTAGGCCAAGTGATGGTAACATTCTAGagttttcaatcaaaaagcAGCTTTCTGAAAACAGTGAAGAGCCAGAGGAAGGCAGAGCACGAAACGATCGCGATCGAGACGATAAAAAGAACAAACGTGGTAACAAGAAAATTATGAAACATATCATGCAGCTGGGAGTTCCGGTGGTGCTGCTCCCATCGATGCTACTGGCCAGCGTCATGCCGATGATGTTACCGGTGCTCAAATTTGCGACCTTTTTCACCAGCTTTGTGAACCATGCGGCCCTCGCAGCATCCATCATGTACCTGGCCAAACAGCACGCCCAAGAGCAGGAAGAAAAGCAGACGGTGTACTTCAACGCGGGCTATAATTGA